The DNA segment CTTTCCTTTACTAGCCTACAATGGAATGAATTGAGAGGTTCTTGGAAAATTATGCTCGACGAGGTTCGATTATGAGCTGCACGATGTAGGATAAGTGCGAGGGTTTGCTGGCATGTAGATTTTGGCAAGGTCATCTTTAGTCGTGGACAGGTAAAAAGTGGCATGGTTTACGAAATGGAAGTGATTGTTAGATTAAGGGCATCGTTAAGGGTTGTGTTGTCGGGGAACCAAGTGCTCCTTTTTGCTCACTGATGAAATTGCAAGTATGAAGAGTGATTTCATAGCGAAAGCTAATCACTGAGACGAAAGATTCCAAGTAAAAGTAGAATTTAAAAGTGGAAAACACCAAGATCTTTACTTGGAAAATCTTAGCAGGGAAGATATCATGAAATCTACATAACAGAAATAAGGCTCTATTAGGGGCATACAATCATCGAGATGGATAGAGGGCTTTCGTCCTTTCATAAACACGTTAATGTCATGTGGATTTCGATAACAAGAGGAGAGGTAGGTAACTCAACCAATAGCGTCAGATACTTGAGGTATTTCTTGGAAAGGAGAAAGTGCACAAGATCTTGGTGTTGGAAATCCTCATTCAAGCCTTTGCTGAAATATTATGGTGCTTAGTGCATTGTTCCATCTAAGAGCATCTTGTATGTCAGCCCATTTGGTCGCTTGATTGCCCTCCCTATAACAGTGAATACATGAAAACTGCCCAAAAAGGTTAATCAAATGCTTGTTGTTCAATATGATGTTTAGTATTATCCAAGGAGGAGCTCGAGCAGCAGAACAAGTACTAGAATTCGCCTCCAGTTTGGACTCGAGTAAAACTTTCTCCTTTCTTAGATTTTTTTCCTTTGCACATGAGGTCTCACGATAAACAACAAATTTGTTTGATATAAACTTATACCTAGCAATCACACACGTATTCATCACACAGAAAAAAAATCCCGATTCTTGATCCTGTTGAGAAGCAGACCCATCAATATTAACTTTTATCCATCCTGTGGGTGATTTATGCCATCAAACTACAGTAGGGTTGCACAAGATAAGTCCTTTAAGCACTTGTTTTCTAGCATAGTAGTTTGTGAATGCTGATGTTTAAGAACGGGTAAATGTAAGATTTAGCTGcctattgtaaaaaaaaagaaaaaattacatTACCTCCAAATGAACCATAAAAGGTCTGTAATGAAAGCACTCAGGATCACAAAGTTGTGAAGTATCATTTCCCTACTCGAGCCAAGTGCCATCGATCCAAGTCTCAAATtgctgaattttgacatttatacTCCTCTTTATAGACCTTCAAATTTCAAACCAGAGAAAAGTTAAAGAATAAATGGAGAGATTACTCGTGGAAAGACCCACATGAAGGACATGAttgttcaaccataatatgcatctgAGCTAGTCTGTTTGTCATTTATGAAGCAATTTTCAGCAAAATTTCTGGACCCGGTGGGATATGAGAATCCACCATGAATTTTATCCAACCAACTTATAGATGTATCCTTACAACGAACATTATCAAATATCTGTAAGTGGTCCTAGCATTGGAAACACTGTTAGAATTGGATTTCCAGACATGGTCATCGGAAGGGGCTCGTGCAATCTGCATTTGATTGGCAGTATCAGGACATTTTAAGTCCAATAACAATTAAGTATTCCAACAACCGAATGGATAAAATGATTACCTTGCATAAAGACCGATCATATTCTTTCAATATTAATAACAATTAAGTGGTCCTTGAAGTAAGCTTTCTGCCAACAAACATATGAAAGTTCTAGCCATCCTTGAGAAAGCAGGTCATGGCTCCGTCAATTAATTTAATGAAACCCCCATGGAGCATCTGCATGGATCGTAGGAAGAACCTCTTGCTCCAACTTTAATTCCTCAATACATATATATTTCATGGATGCACAGGATCATCCAAGTGGTTTAGCTACATCATCATCCAAGTGGCATGCACCACAAATCTAGACTAACAAAGATCGTGCACCCTAAGACCTTCGTTGGATTTAGAAGTGATCTTGTCCCAAGCAATGAGATGCAACCTAGCCGAGGTGCAATCTTTTTGTCTCAAAAAATCTGTAATGAGCTTCAATTTTAGGATTTTCTCAAGCATCCATGTCACAGTAAGTAAATGAAGAGGCTTCAAATTAAGAATCAAACTAATCAATACAATTCGACCTGCATGAAAGGTAAGTTCCTTGCCAGCTAGCAAGCTTGCACTTGAGTTTATGAAGTATTTCTCCATGTGTTGACATAGGGACTCTATTTGGTGCAATCGTAGCTCCCAGATATTTGAAGGGAAGGGATCCCACCTCAATATTTGGCATAGAGCATATCTGAATCCTAGTGTGTCTACTAGCATGTTCGGGGAAACTAAAACCTCAGACTTAGTTATAATTGTATGTGATATTCTGCTAGTCAGGTCTTGACTAGATCTAGATCATACTTTGACTTGATTGGACTGATTTTATTTAGTAATGATTTTatagtataatattttattcattatTCACTGAGTGGTTTAAATCATTTAATCATGATTAGTTGGTATTTATTATTGTACGAATTTTATGAATTACTAGTTTAGGATGATTTACTTGATACCAATTAATTAGTTGGTATCATGAATTAACAAATATTTTAGAATTGTCTGGAAATATTTTTCTCTCAGTATTTATTCAAATATGTTAGAATTTTATTGATAAGTTATGATCCGTTGCAGAACCTAAGTGAAGGCTATTTTTACAGTGAGGCAGTTATTGGTAACGTGGTCCGACTTTTATGAGACTCATCTACATTGGTTCAGGTAAGTTTGTCTACATGGACAATAAATTTCACTTGTATTAGAAGTTAGTCTGGCCTCCCTTATCTTGCCCCGATGTTGTCACAAAGAACTTGCAAATTTTTTGGGCAATTTTTTATCTTGAGGAAGAATGGGATCGTGTAGGAATATATCTGGATCTTCAGATAAGGTACACAGATTAGGTTGCAATAGAGCTTAATATATCATCATTAAATTAACAAGAAGCTGTAGGTCGATATTGGCAGCTTAATAAGTTGATGTTATCATCATTATAAATGATAACAGTTCTTAGTTTAACTAAATTTTTAGCTACATGTTTACTTGGTTCAATATCAAAGGATGGTATCTACATGTTTATTTGTTTTCCATATCGTGTCGccaattcattattattattatataaaagggAAGCAAGTGTCATTTGATTTTACGGAGGGATATAGTCCTACTGGTATTGTGATTTATAATACTAGTTTCTGCTGGTTTTTTGTTGTCAACATCTCCATAATCTATTTGTTGTACATCTAATATATTATTGTGTACAAAAGTGGATTAAAAAAGACCTGCATTTCGTAACCTCTTGATAATTGTGATGTGACTCTGTCAATAATGTATTTCTAGAAGATAATGTTTTTTTAAATGTTGTTGTGAGACAGTTGCAGAATGCATCATCTGTAGGAGTATATACTCAGGTGTGTGTTCAATTGTGCCATCTTTGTCTACTTTTATATAACTTCTGCCAAATTCTTGCTGTTCTCTACCATcctgttttttttttcctacttTTGACGCGGACATATCTTCACGCATGATCATTAGTCATGCATCAGTGCTAGTGAAATAAGAATATACTAACTTATAAGTTGTCTATATTACTCTGCCAGCTTGAAGCTATTACTAGAAACCCGTGGCCAAGTTGCTGGATATTACTCCCACCAGCTTGAAGTTATTACTAAAAACTCATGGCCATACCTCGCTGATGGTTTTTTAGACTAATGGTGCATATAAATGCAATATTCCTGGTATTAAAGTTAATGAACTTCCTCAGTTTTTCATGTCTGGCATTCTAAATAGGGTTTACATCTCAGTAGATTTGACATCAGGTTTCAAAGAGTCGGATTGTAAAAAAGCTTTGGAGAAAAATATGGACaaacaataatatataattatgtatTTAAAATTTATCTGAatctttagcctgtttttggtaaGTGATGATTCTGATGTCCCATCAAGAGAAATTTCACCCAGAAGGTGACATGCTTTGGCTTGTTCAGACATGATTCAAATGTAGTTGTTTTCAAGCAGAACTAATGATTTATGATTTGCTTAATATATATGCTTTATGATATAAAACTGTCTTTCAGGGAATGATTGTGCTCAATAACATTACGGCTGGAAGCGAGTCTGGGAAAGAGTGATGAATTATCTTGTTCTGCCCCGAGAAGATGGTAACATTCCCTCACTTGCACCTAAGTTCTCGCATAGTAAGGACGATTGGCTTCTCTATGATGCTTAGTGAACCTAACATTCCCAGCTAGTTCTGGTTTATCCAGTAGGGTCGCAAGTTTCCAAGAAGCAGGGATGATTTTTCAGCTAAAATTCATGCTTAATGATCCCTACTCGGACTGCAAGGTCTAAAATCTAAATGGCCATGCAAAACTATATTGTTTTGGTCAATGGTATTCCAAAATTCTAACTTTCAGAAATCCTTTATTGCAGCTTCATGTGAGAGCCATTATCGAGCAGTGCATCAGTATGTTCTGCTTTTGGTGTTGTACACTTGCTTTTGAATCCCCTCCAATTGGAATGCTGTTATTTGCTTTGCATTGACGGGTGAGTACACGTTAAAATATATTCTTTCTAGGTTATCCACTGCTTCGAGGAATCGTTCGATGCTCCTTGCGGAGAAAAAGCTGGtggattttcttttctatttttgttgttgttgttgttgttgttgttgtgatacGCTGTGTATCGTCACTTGAAATGCATTCAATGATCCGttgtctctttttctttttcatgtacGATAACACACTGTAATGAATGAAATCGGATGTTAATTCGAAGCTTTGGCCGAACTTATATTCGATTCTTTCAGATGAAATACAAGCAAACAATTGACAGTCTCCCATGATGGGAAGTTTAGTGTGGATGTCCTCTTTGTTTGCTTCTGTCTAACATCCTTGGCAAAGAAAATCTCAATTTAAAGAATATTAATTTTTTGATTATTCAGGGATTCATAACCATTGGAAATATTTACGATTGTGTTACAAGACATCATATTAGTccgaaaataaataaatgatctcTGTTGAGATATCATAATGGTGgttagtatatatattattacggtctcatgtttaaaatcaaaattatttttttacaaaaatgtTAGAACTAAATGAAAGATTTTGAAAATTCATAGAggtattaaaaaatatatgatgtctctggaataaattatatatattatagtacAATGTATAAaccttgtttttttctttttaaaatttatagagCAATCGACAATTTATAatgatatttttaatatcattatatttggtgggagggagggagggatttGCAGCATGAAGAATCAAGCGAAGGCATGCTCGAATGTGTCTAACTCATCATGGCGTTGCTCATCAAAGCACCGTAGCAAAGGTGACACCTTTTAGTAGCACGCAAACAATCATCACTTGCGAGGAATGGAGTGGGGGTGGTGGGGTGGGGTGGCCATGGCAGGAGACTGACTACTCGATTGCTGTGTGTCTATGGATGGAGGACTGTCGAAGCTCTAAGCATCGACAATTGAGATAATAGCATTTGggatttgtttcttttcttttccattttttttttttattttatgggaTGATAATAGTATTATAATATTGTGATGGGGTAATATTATTTTCGTAACTCCAATTTTGTTTATtcggttcataaaaaaataatcttcttatattatttattgttgagagagagagagagagagagagagagagagagagagagagagaaaagtttCTTCTAGAGAAACCATGACCTTCAAGTTCTTCGCAGATTCTAATTCCGGATCGAATGGCTTTTGCTTACAGCAGTGGATCACATCGCCCGAAGAAAAGCTGCCTCTATGAGTAGTTGGAGAAGAAGGGAAGAGTCAAAGCAATTAATAGCCTCCTCATGTCCTCAACAACCCCAATCCCCCGCTAGCTTCCTTCGTCTGTCAAACAGCCATGCAAGTCAAAgcaattgatgatgatgatgatgatggtgacggTGATAAGCCCTGGGAGAGTTCTCTCAGCACCTCGTGTTATGTGTGGCTCCCATTTCAAATGTGTTGTATCAAACTTCATAGGTTTCAATATccttgactatatatatatatatatatatatatatatatatatatagcaaagaTTTAAATATCATCTACATCCTCGACAACATTGGTAATTACAAAATAAGTAAcatgatataataaatatattatttattttttattatcacatTCAATAATATTGGAGTCCGATATGTTGATATTGTATGCGCCGATAAGTTGATGAAACTAGTATTTAGTTCCTTGATATGTAGAACATAAAAAAATGGAGATGAAATTGAAGTCAAACATGGTCAAGAAAACTGCACAGCATGACCACCAAGAAGCTCAAGATTGGTAGTGATGAAACACACTTGTGGAAGATTTTGTCAAATTTATATCAACTTACTGAAACTTCTAATAGCCAATTGTCCAAGaatcaagattaaaaaaaaaaaaatgtcggtCTTGGAAGAGCCAATAGAACTTACTCAAAGAAACAATATCACTGTTCGAACAAGACTCTAAACAAGTGTTCATCATCAGATGGCAAGGCACAATAAACACAATGTTGGTTTGGAAGGAGGGCATAATATATTCAAAGTTTGCTTCAATCAGACAAGATCTACAGAGAATAATtagaccaaatgcatgaaaggTTAAGCTGCCATTCCCCAACTTGTGGCATCCACCTTCCTGCATCAACATCCTACAACTAGTCACATTGTTACAGCCATAAGCCCCATCAACATCCCTCTAATCAGAACACATCTGGACATAGCTGGCAATTAGCTCGTCGTTCCCAACAAGACCAAAACCAAAGATGTGGCTGCAGACTTGAGTCCTAAATTGAAATCAACAAGCAAGAATGCCAAAAACAGGATTTCCAATTTCAAAATACTCTAAGATATGTTTCTTTGGTTTTAATCTGCCCCAACTTTCAGCTGCAAAGATCCATCCTTCATCAACTTTGAGCTGAGGCTACTGAAGCGCTCCCTTGAATACTGCCTCGACGCCTTCCTCCAATCCGTTCCTGCTTTCATCATCGCTGCAAACTCCTCATAACTTATCCTCCCATCCTGCAACCAAATGCCAACATcatctcattattattattattatcatcattatcaGAGAAAAGATCAGATTCTTGCTCACTACATTTTAATCTTATCGATAAGGTTCATAAACATGTTTTAGTTGTATGCTaaacaaaaagaatattttttttacatGAGAGATTAGAAGAAGCAAGCAAGTAGGTAATAGGTTATAGGGTTTTTTGTCCATGAAAGGACTATGATATTTGACCTTGTCAGTGTCTACGTCACGAATGATAGCATCAATGACTTCTTCATGATTTGGACCTAAATCATCCACCAACGAGTCCTTGAGCTCTTCAATTTCTATGTAACCACTCTTGTTCTGATCAAAGTATGAGAAGGCCTTATGAAGGTGTTCATCGTTTCCAATCTTTCGCAAGTGAATTGATACAGCAACAAATTCTCCATAGTTCAGGGTGCCGCTTCCATCAACGTCACCCTGTCATCAACAATATGTGATCAGTTTAACAATCTTTTAATTAAATAACTTTATTATAACATATGTAGGAGTAGATTATGACACAATATATTACATTTACTACAACCAACTTTCTTCCACCTACTTTCTATTTTCCATCAAGGTAGGGGTAGATTAAGCACAGAATAAATTTTCCATCAAGGTTTGCATCTTTGCTTTTGGGTGTACATTGTAGTAAAGAATCTGACAAGACCACAAGTTGGACACAAACAAGAAGTTCCTCAAATAACAATTAAGACATCCGATTATGTACTTACTGCTTCCATTAATATCTGTACATCTGCATCGGAAATCTGGTGACCAAGCTTGTGCAAACCTAATTTCAACTCCTCAAAGTTTATTTTTCCATTTTTGTTTATGTCCATCTTGTCAAACATATCCTTTATGTCTGCTGCTTCCTCAACAGATAAATATTCAGCCACCACCTGCGATGATAAGTCTGAATGTATCAGTGGCTGGGATCTGCTTGAAAAGGAACATTGATAAAAAGTGCAAAGATAGAGAACAGCTAACAAGAAAATTCTTAGTCATGTACAGTATCAGAAGCCAAATGTGAATATTTTTTGGATGTGGAATGGACTCAACCAATACAATAACGAATATTCTTAGTTCTTACCCTTAGGgctttctttttaaatttattcatcaCAGAGAACTGCTGGAGTCTTGCACGCACAGTTTCACCTAGATTTACATTAGGAGCTTTCTTGGCATTCTGCAGCCACGAATGATCTGCAACATAAAGGCATAATTCAaagttgtgatacatgctatgagGATCGTATCAATTACAGAAAGAAGACATACATACAGTGACGTTAAAGGAATTCTATATAAAAACAAAAAACCACATTCATTAATCAACCATCAGAAACAAGTCTAAAAGTGTTTGAAGACAAAAAGTTGGGAGCTTCAGCTCCCGACCTCAACACTCTCATTTCAAAGACAAAAATTGGCCAGCTCATGTGCCAACACATTTTCCTGTTGAGGAAAATAAGAATATGTAACAGATCTCGATTCACATCCAGTGTCCTTAATGTCTTTCAATAAAGACATCTTCTTACTCATTCAAATATGAGGTACAAGTTGAGGGTTTCTGTCATAAAGCATATATGGAAATGCATGAAAACCAACGAGAAAAGTGGTTTCTAGTAATTATCCAACTGTACTAAATATTTGCCAAAAATAAATAGTACCACCTCCTTGACTTGTAGGCATactgaaataagtcaaataggatTCAATATCAGCCACTGATTCTTGATAAAGAACCAAGAATAAATTGATTAttctatatttatataatataacaATGCAGACCCGCAATCATCTtaagataaataatataaaaaggtAGCACTTATTATATGTAACAAGGTAGTaaaataaaaatgtaagtttGAACAAGTAACGAAGCAAAATGGATGCAAATTTAAAAATTACCAAGGACTTGCTGGGCTGTGAACCTCTGTTTGGGATCTGGATCAAGCATATGCCTGACTAGATCTTTAGCGCTATCAGAAACTTTTGGCCATGGATCTCTTTTAAAATCTATGGAAGAACGAAGAATTGCTTGTGCAACACCTTGTTCAGTTTCTGCAGATGAACAAAGAGTTTGATGGTTAATGAGCACACACCTCAGTTTTTGGATACACTGGTGTTACATATAGGAGAGCCAAAGAAGATATCATAAAGTTTCCAATGGTTTTCGTCCGTTTGTAGAAGAAATTTACCTGACCAAAATGGGGGCACACCACAAAGCAGGATGTATAGGATAACTCCTGCACTCCAGACATCAACTTCTGGGCCGTAATTTCTCTTTAGAACCTCCGGCGCCATGTAATAAGGACTACCAACAATTTCAGAGAAATGTTCACCTGATAAGGGAAAAAAAGCATCACAATTTGGAAGACTTTACAGAACAGATT comes from the Musa acuminata AAA Group cultivar baxijiao chromosome BXJ2-8, Cavendish_Baxijiao_AAA, whole genome shotgun sequence genome and includes:
- the LOC135620202 gene encoding calcium-dependent protein kinase 20-like, with amino-acid sequence MGNCCMTLADPEKKKRKKKKEKRPNPFSFDYNRGPGAGLAVLTNPTGRDIGSQYELAQELGRGEFGVTYLCTDKATGHHYACKSISKKKLRTAVDIEDVRREVEIMRHFPSHPNIVSLKDTYEDDGAVHLVMELCEGGELFDRIVARGHYTERAAAAVTRTIIEVIQVCHKHGVMHRDLKPENFLFGNKKENAPLKAIDFGLSVFFKPGEHFSEIVGSPYYMAPEVLKRNYGPEVDVWSAGVILYILLCGVPPFWSETEQGVAQAILRSSIDFKRDPWPKVSDSAKDLVRHMLDPDPKQRFTAQQVLDHSWLQNAKKAPNVNLGETVRARLQQFSVMNKFKKKALRVVAEYLSVEEAADIKDMFDKMDINKNGKINFEELKLGLHKLGHQISDADVQILMEAGDVDGSGTLNYGEFVAVSIHLRKIGNDEHLHKAFSYFDQNKSGYIEIEELKDSLVDDLGPNHEEVIDAIIRDVDTDKDGRISYEEFAAMMKAGTDWRKASRQYSRERFSSLSSKLMKDGSLQLKVGAD